One part of the Melitaea cinxia chromosome 8, ilMelCinx1.1, whole genome shotgun sequence genome encodes these proteins:
- the LOC123655821 gene encoding uncharacterized protein LOC123655821 → MSSDPNDFSPLTPAHFLIGRPLIAPASNLTAWNNSCLTRYERVEQMREHFWKRWSKEFVSELQLRTKWKHNAGDISIDTLVLIKEDNLPPLKWRLGRILRTYPGKDGVACVTDIRTSTGIVQRAFSKICPLPLQPVDEGATKEATSC, encoded by the coding sequence ATGTCCTCTGATCCCAACGATTTTTCTCCTCTCACCCCAGCTCATTTCCTAATTGGACGACCGCTGATCGCGCCTGCCAGCAATCTCACTGCTTGGAACAACAGCTGTCTCACTCGCTACGAAAGGGTGGAGCAAATGCGGGAACACTTCTGGAAGCGATGGTCGAAGGAATTTGTGTCGGAGCTCCAGCTCAGAACTAAGTGGAAACACAATGCAGGCGACATCTCTATTGACACCCTGGTGCTTATCAAAGAGGATAATCTCCCGCCTCTGAAGTGGAGATTGGGGAGGATTTTACGCACCTATCCAGGCAAGGATGGTGTTGCTTGTGTTACAGATATTCGCACATCAACGGGCATCGTTCAACGAGCTTTCTCAAAAATCTGCCCGCTGCCGTTGCAGCCGGTAGACGAGGGCGCAACCAAAGAGGCCACATCATGCTGA